One Cucurbita pepo subsp. pepo cultivar mu-cu-16 chromosome LG09, ASM280686v2, whole genome shotgun sequence DNA window includes the following coding sequences:
- the LOC111802257 gene encoding zinc finger protein ZAT5-like, with product MEGRKEGRMEVDHEDGVMGSKEQALIAKGKRTKRPRLHSPTPFTISSNGEAGFVVLDHDHDHDSNVVAENNDFVAENNDFVAENNDYVAVPVHNVSFSPSSSSAELQPSITTDEEEDMANCLILLAQGRPQTPKHVDNNRSTVGAEKGVGIGCYGYECKTCYRTFPSFQALGGHRASHKKSKAIEAEKKVLLCSDDEEIQFKNNMTHSISLQLNQKGSLCSNGKGKVHECAICGAEFTSGQALGGHMRRHRAMPVAMNTALSLTPMAMEGEDQRQPKRQRNMVSLDLDLNLPAPQEHDHHRESKFMIKSNQYQQQQTQHQTQQQTQQQTQHQTQQQQQYKQQQQQKQQQQQQQQPLVFPARTLVDCHY from the coding sequence atggaaggaaggaaggaaggaagaatgGAGGTTGATCATGAAGATGGAGTTATGGGGTCCAAAGAACAGGCTTTGATAGCCAAAGGTAAGAGAACAAAGCGCCCAAGGCTTCATTCTCCTACCCCTTTTACCATTTCTTCAAATGGGGAAGCAGGATTTGTTGTTCTTGATCATGATCATGATCATGATTCTAATGTTGTAGCAGAAAACAATGATTTTGTAGCAGAAAACAATGATTTTGTAGCAGAAAACAATGATTATGTTGCGGTTCCGGTTCATAATGTTAGTTTTTCTCCTTCGTCGTCGTCGGCTGAATTGCAGCCATCTATCACGACAGACGAAGAGGAAGACATGGCTAATTGTCTCATTCTCCTTGCTCAAGGGAGACCCCAGACACCGAAACATGTCGACAACAACCGGAGTACGGTCGGAGCTGAAAAGGGTGTGGGGATTGGATGCTATGGGTATGAGTGCAAGACATGTTATAGGACATTCCCTTCATTTCAAGCTTTGGGAGGACATAGAGCTAGCCATAAGAAGTCTAAGGCCATTGAAGCTGAAAAGAAGGTCTTGTTGTGTTCAGATGATGAAGAGATACAATTTAAGAACAATATGACACATTCAATTTCTCTGCAATTGAATCAGAAAGGAAGTTTGTGTAGCAATGGTAAGGGTAAAGTTCATGAGTGTGCTATTTGTGGAGCTGAATTTACTTCTGGGCAGGCCTTGGGTGGTCATATGAGACGCCACCGTGCCATGCCGGTTGCGATGAACACGGCGTTGTCTCTGACTCCAATGGCCATGGAAGGTGAGGATCAAAGACAACCAAAACGACAAAGAAACATGGTTTCTTTGGATTTGGACCTCAATCTTCCTGCCCCTCAAGAACATGATCATCATAGAGAATCCAAGTTTATGATAAAGTCAAACCAATACCAGCAACAGCAAACACAACATCAGACACAACAGCAGACACAACAGCAGACACAACATCAgacacaacaacaacaacagtataagcaacaacaacaacaaaaacaacagcagcagcagcagcagcagccacTTGTTTTTCCTGCCAGGACTTTGGTTGACTGTCATTACTAA
- the LOC111802020 gene encoding zinc finger protein ZAT5-like, producing MEGRKEGRMEVDHEDGVMGSKEQALIAKGKRTKRPRLHSPTPFTISSNGEAGFVVLDHDHDHDSNVVAENNDFVAENNDFVAENNDYVAVPVHNVSFSPSSSSAELQPSITTDEEEDMANCLILLAQGRPQTPKHVDNNRSTVGAEKGVGIGCYGYECKTCYRTFPSFQALGGHRASHKKSKAIEAEKKVLLCSDDEEIQFKNNMTHSISLQLNQKGSLCSNGKGKVHECAICGAEFTSGQALGGHMRRHRAMPVAMNTALSLTPMAMEGEDQRQPKRQXLVGHT from the coding sequence atggaaggaaggaaggaaggaagaatgGAGGTTGATCATGAAGATGGAGTTATGGGGTCCAAAGAACAGGCTTTGATAGCCAAAGGTAAGAGAACAAAGCGCCCAAGGCTTCATTCTCCTACCCCTTTTACCATTTCTTCAAATGGGGAAGCAGGATTTGTTGTTCTTGATCATGATCATGATCATGATTCTAATGTTGTAGCAGAAAACAATGATTTTGTAGCAGAAAACAATGATTTTGTAGCAGAAAACAATGATTATGTTGCGGTTCCGGTTCATAATGTTAGTTTTTCTCCTTCGTCGTCGTCGGCTGAATTGCAGCCATCTATCACGACAGACGAAGAGGAAGACATGGCTAATTGTCTCATTCTCCTTGCTCAAGGGAGACCCCAGACACCGAAACATGTCGACAACAACCGGAGTACGGTCGGAGCTGAAAAGGGTGTGGGGATTGGATGCTATGGGTATGAGTGCAAGACATGTTATAGGACATTCCCTTCATTTCAAGCTTTGGGAGGACATAGAGCTAGCCATAAGAAGTCTAAGGCCATTGAAGCTGAAAAGAAGGTCTTGTTGTGTTCAGATGATGAAGAGATACAATTTAAGAACAATATGACACATTCAATTTCTCTGCAATTGAATCAGAAAGGAAGTTTGTGTAGCAATGGTAAGGGTAAAGTTCATGAGTGTGCTATTTGTGGAGCTGAATTTACTTCTGGGCAGGCCTTGGGTGGTCATATGAGACGCCACCGTGCCATGCCGGTTGCGATGAACACGGCGTTGTCTCTGACTCCAATGGCCATGGAAGGTGAGGATCAAAGACAACCAAAACGACAANGTTTAGTCGGTCACACATAG